Proteins from a genomic interval of Quercus robur chromosome 9, dhQueRobu3.1, whole genome shotgun sequence:
- the LOC126698685 gene encoding disease resistance protein RUN1-like, translated as MSTQEASRLTSSSSSSSRSWIYDVFLSFRGMDTRNTFTDHLYATLQRSGIYTFRDNDRLERGKSISPELLEAIEKSRISVVILSRNYASSTWCLDELTKIIQCMKVMGMTVLPIFYHVNPSDVRNQRETFAQAFAEHEERLKDNMEKVQTWRATLSEVANLSGWHSQDRPETEVIEDIVKVILNKLINTCLVDTKGLVGIASKVEKLMSHLAMESNSDWIIGIWGTGGMGKTTLARVVYSMISNQFEACCFIANVREVYEKYGILQLQQKLLEDLLIFRDINVKDVDNRVLMIKNRLRHKKILLVLDDVNELDQLNKLFVEHNCFGPGSRVIITTRDLHLLKTCKVNKIYEIEGLSYDEAFHLFNSKAFGQEHPPEEYLGLSQAFVDYANGLPLAIEVLGSFLHNRSTYEWKSELNRLKEFPQRKIINVLQISFDGLEEIEKEIFLHIACFFNHKNQDTIKAILYCLELYPEIGLRVLTDKSLIKFQDNRLWMHDLIEEMGRDIVRRECPRDQPGKRSRLWLYKDIDNVLTNNTGTEAIQGIFLPFLGTKGAHWNPESFSKMNRLKLLIIEDSYLMYDPKNLPNGLRYLNWRGYPSKYLPTSFQPVELIELHMCFSNIEQLWIGSKAWEMLKKLTVLDLKGCKNLKSLPRKFEMESLKILILSNCSKIKTIPEFGENMGCVIKLYLKGTAITKLPTSIGNLSGLVSLDVSDCKNLTSLPSTFFSLTGVKHLNLSGCSKLIENLGRGESFDGIGQMPFSNAMFKTLKKIAFGGFELLPLYPLSRSSKSMGLLLSSLFGLSSLTLLDLSNCNLKEIPYDIACLFSLEDLILCGNNFSCLPESIAQLSNLICLRVDNCTSLQSFPKLPLNMGYVQGFGCSSLETVPDLLRPNSSFKPKLALSNCSKLTGNQGFIDLFFAVIKKSPQGLSPNCDGECYDVFFPGSEMPEWFSHQCMGNEVNIMEPFSHLCNDWIGIAVCVAFCSLSCHQINNGPVHMWLRVNGKDMSFVDIDGRLSGNMVALSDHIWLLYLLPEAILEEDRKSLWECDANGFREIGIKIDNTDSGFVKKCGLRVVYKKDIEDLNGNAVQCSNNSIIPYEGLKESLNLWPMVNIMRSQVGTRNVVKS; from the exons ATGAGTACTCAAGAAGCCTCACGGTtgacatcatcttcttcttcttcttcaagatcGTGGATATATGATGTTTTCCTTAGTTTCAGAGGCATGGACACACGCAATACTTTCACGGACCATCTATATGCTACTTTGCAACGCTCAGGTATTTACACTTTTAGAGACAATGATAGGCTTGAGAGAGGAAAATCCATTTCACCAGAACTCTTGGAAGCAATAGAAAAATCTAGAATTTCTGTTGTAATTCTCTCAAGAAACTATGCATCTTCAACATGGTGTTTGGATGAACTTACAAAGATCATTCAGTGCATGAAAGTGATGGGAATGACAGTTCTACCTATATTTTATCATGTGAACCCATCTGATGTACGCAATCAAAGAGAAACTTTTGCGCAAGCCTTTGCTGAGCATGAAGAACGTTTGAAGGATAACATGGAAAAGGTGCAAACTTGGAGGGCTACTTTGAGTGAAGTGGCTAATCTCTCTGGATGGCATTCACAAGATAG GCCAGAGACAGAAGTTATTGAAGACATTGTGAAAGTGAtattaaataaactaattaaTACATGCTTAGTAGATACCAAGGGACTAGTAGGAATAGCTTCCAAAGTTGAGAAATTGATGTCACATTTAGCTATGGAGTCAAATAGTGATTGGATTATAGGAATTTGGGGGACTGGAGGAATGGGTAAAACAACTCTAGCAAGGGTTGTTTACAGTATGATTTCCAATCAATTTGAAGCATGTTGTTTTATTGCAAATGTCAGGgaagtttatgaaaaatatggcATACTTCAGTTACAACAAAAACTTTTGGAAgatcttttgatttttagagATATTAATGTAAAAGATGTTGATAATAGAGTTCTCATGATCAAGAATAGGTTACGTCACAAAAagattcttcttgttcttgatgaTGTAAATGAATTAGATCAATTAAACAAATTATTTGTGGAGCACAATTGTTTTGGTCCAGGTAGTAGAGTTATCATAACAACAAGAGATCTGCATTTGCTAAAAACAtgtaaagtaaataaaatatatgagaTTGAAGGATTGAGttatgatgaagcttttcatctttttaattCAAAAGCTTTTGGCCAAGAGCATCCTCCTGAAGAATATCTAGGGTTGTCCCAAGCCTTTGTAGATTATGCTAATGGCCTTCCTTTAGCCATTGAGGTTTTGGGTTCCTTTCTGCATAATAGAAGTACATATGAATGGAAAAGTGAATTAAATAGGCTTAAAGAATTTCctcaaagaaaaattatcaatgtacttcaaataagttttgatggactagaagaaatagagaaggaaatttTCTTACATATAGCATGTTTCTTTAATCATAAAAATCAAGATACTATTAAAGCAATATTATATTGTCTTGAACTTTACCCTGAAATTGGATTAAGGGTTCTTACTGATAAATCACTCATTAAGTTTCAAGACAATCGAttgtggatgcatgatttaATCGAAGAAATGGGTCGAGATATAGTTCGTAGAGAGTGCCCGAGAGACCAACCTGGGAAGCGTAGTAGATTGTGGTTGTATAAAGATATTGACAATGTATTGACAAATAATACG GGAACAGAAGCAATTCAAGGCATCTTCTTACCATTTCTAGGAACAAAAGGGGCACATTGGAATCCTGAATCATTTTCAAAGATGAATCGTCTAAAACTCCTCATAATTGAAGATTCTTACCTCATGTATGATCCCAAAAATCTTCCTAATGGCTTAAGATATCTTAATTGGCGTGGATACCCTTCAAAATATTTGCCAACAAGTTTCCAACCAGTTGAGTTAATTGAACTTCACATGTGTTTTAGCAACATTGAACAACTTTGGATAGGATCAAAG GCTTGGGAGATGTTGAAAAAGCTTACTGTTCTTGATTTAAAAGGTTGTAAAAATCTCAAAAGTCTTCCAAGAAAATTTGAGATGGAGTCTCTAAAGATCCTTATTCTTTCCAACTgctcaaaaattaaaacaattccAGAATTTGGGGAGAATATGGGATGTGTAATAAAACTTTACTTGAAGGGCACTGCTATTACAAAACTACCCACATCAATTGGGAATTTGAGTGGCCTTGTTTCATTGGATGTAAGTGATTGTAAAAATCTTACGTCTCTTCCCAGCACCTTTTTTAGTTTGACGGGGGTTAAACATCTCAATCTTTCCGGCTGCTCAAAACTAATAGAGAACTTGGGGCGTGGTGAAAGTTTTGATGGGATCGGACAGATGCCTTTTTCTAATGCCAtgttcaaaactttaaaaaaaatagctttcGGTGGATTTGAGCTTCTCCCTCTTTATCCATTGTCGAGAAGTTCCAAATCCATGGGCTTGCTATTGTCTTCTCTATTTGGTTTGTCTTCTTTGACCCTTTTGGATTTAAGTAATTGCAATCTCAAGGAAATCCCCTATGATATTGCTTGCTTATTCTCTTTAGAAGATTTAATTCTATGTGGAAATAATTTTAGTTGCCTTCCGGAAAGCATCGCTCAACTATCTAATCTGATTTGTTTGAGGGTGGATAATTGCACGAGTCTTCAATCCTTTCCAAAGCTTCCTTTAAATATGGGTTATGTTCAAGGATTTGGTTGTTCCTCATTGGAAACGGTACCGGATCTGTTGAGACCAAATTCTTCGTTTAAGCCAAAACTCGCTCTTTCAAATTGCAGCAAACTGACTGGCAATCAAGGATTCATTGACTTGTTTTTTGCAGTTATAAAAAAGTCTCctcag GGACTCTCTCCTAACTGTGATGGGGAATGTTATGATGTTTTTTTCCCTGGAAGTGAAATGCCAGAGTGGTTTAGCCATCAATGTATGGGGAATGAAGTGAATATAATGGAACCTTTTTCTCATTTGTGTAATGACTGGATTGGGATTGCTGTTTGCGTTGCATTTTGTTCTCTTTCATGTCACCAAATTAATAACGGTCCAGTTCACATGTGGTTGAGAGTCAATGGAAAAGATATGTCTTTTGTAGATATAGATGGAAGACTTTCGGGTAATATGGTTGCTTTATCAGATCATATTTGGCTGTTGTATTTGCTTCCTGAAGCCATCTTGGAGGAGGACAGAAAATCATTGTGGGAATGTGATGCAAATGGATTCCGTGAGATTGGAATTAAAATTGATAACACAGATTCAGGCTTTGTGAAGAAATGCGGGTTGCGTGTGGTATACAAGAAAGACATTGAAGATCTCAATGGTAATGCGGTTCAGTGTAGCAACAACAGCATCATTCCTTATGAGGGCTTGAAAGAGTCCCTGAATTTATGGCCCATGGTAAATATTATGAGGAGTCAAGTCGGTACAAGGAATGTGGTGAAGAGCTAA